The following proteins are encoded in a genomic region of Burkholderia gladioli:
- a CDS encoding NmrA family NAD(P)-binding protein, giving the protein MYAITGITGKVGGALGRQLLSEGRPVRAVVRDAGRAGDWAARGCEIATAGMDDAPALAAAFENARAVFVLPPSDFDPEPGFPKARRIIDAVVAALRAARPERVLCLSTIGAQAGEMNLLTQRGLMEQALRELPMPVTLLRPGWFIENASRDIESAREHGLIASFLQPLARPVPMNATADVGRVAARLIQESWQGLRVVEMEGPRRLSPHDLAAAFSRVLGKPVQAEAVDRRAWDTLFRAQGMRHPLPRMRMLDGFNEGWIDYECTHGPILKGEVEVDAVLRELIARAG; this is encoded by the coding sequence ATGTATGCGATCACCGGCATCACCGGCAAGGTGGGCGGCGCGCTCGGCCGCCAGTTGCTGAGCGAGGGCCGCCCGGTGCGGGCCGTGGTGCGCGACGCCGGCCGCGCCGGCGACTGGGCCGCGCGCGGCTGCGAGATCGCCACCGCCGGGATGGACGACGCACCCGCGCTGGCCGCCGCCTTCGAGAACGCGCGCGCGGTGTTCGTGCTGCCGCCGTCCGACTTCGATCCCGAGCCGGGTTTTCCGAAGGCGCGCCGCATCATCGACGCGGTGGTGGCGGCGCTGCGCGCGGCGCGGCCCGAGCGCGTGCTGTGCCTGAGCACCATCGGCGCGCAGGCCGGCGAGATGAACCTGCTCACGCAGCGCGGGCTGATGGAGCAAGCGCTGCGCGAGCTGCCGATGCCGGTCACGCTGCTGCGGCCCGGCTGGTTCATCGAGAACGCCAGCCGCGACATCGAATCGGCGCGCGAGCACGGCCTGATCGCCAGCTTCCTGCAACCGCTGGCGCGCCCCGTGCCGATGAATGCCACCGCCGACGTCGGGCGCGTGGCGGCGCGGCTGATCCAGGAAAGCTGGCAGGGCCTGCGCGTGGTCGAGATGGAAGGGCCGCGCCGCCTGAGCCCGCACGACCTCGCCGCGGCCTTCTCGCGCGTGCTCGGCAAGCCGGTGCAGGCCGAGGCGGTGGACCGGCGTGCCTGGGACACGCTGTTCCGCGCGCAAGGCATGCGCCATCCGCTGCCGCGCATGCGCATGCTCGACGGCTTCAACGAAGGCTGGATCGACTACGAGTGCACCCACGGGCCGATCCTGAAGGGCGAGGTGGAGGTCGACGCGGTGCTGCGCGAGTTGATCGCGCGGGCAGGGTGA
- a CDS encoding CocE/NonD family hydrolase has translation MTFPVSRHAADVPAPTPARPAAVFHDGLPDLRVPMRDGVRLATDVYFPPGYRREVDPPLPTILERTPYGKTAISRAEIHRGAPPMTRIEVARYFAARGYAVVMQDCRGRYDSEGRFEKYLAEGPDGFDTMAWIAAQPWSDGRVGTMGLSYAAHTQLAAACLNPPALTCMALDSGGFANGYHCGIRQGGAFELKQATWAFNRARNSAAADADPLVASTLAGHDLRDWFARMPWRPGHSPLARVPEYETYLFEQWTHDVYDDYWRQPGICAEHFYDTMRRVPAIWMSSWYDAYVRSTLANFQALSDDPAAPAYLIMGPWLHGDRNVRYSGDVDFGAHAAIDGELADDWLALRARWFDRWLKPATAAALTPDIAAEPVARIFVMGGGSGRRNAEGRMSHGGRWIGSPAWPLPGTQERPFYLCADGRLSDDPAAAQAQPTSVAYAFDPARPVPTIGGALTSGAPVFDGGAFDQRELPGFFGVRELGMPLAARPDVLVFQTPPLDHDLAVIGPIRVRLWISSDAPDTDFTAKLIDVCPPNEDYPDGYAMNLTDGIFRCRFHASWEAPATLEPGRVYEIEIEPFATANRFARGHRIRVDISSSNFPHFDVNPNSGEAPALARAPRVAVNRVWFGAGTPSQIVLPIVDTDRLDALALPPYKADSSRA, from the coding sequence ATGACGTTTCCCGTTTCCCGCCACGCCGCCGATGTTCCGGCACCGACGCCGGCGCGTCCGGCCGCCGTTTTCCACGACGGCCTGCCCGACCTCAGGGTGCCGATGCGCGACGGCGTGCGCCTCGCCACCGACGTGTACTTCCCACCCGGCTATCGCCGGGAAGTCGATCCGCCGCTGCCGACCATCCTCGAACGCACGCCTTATGGCAAGACCGCGATCTCGCGCGCCGAGATCCATCGCGGCGCGCCGCCGATGACGCGCATCGAGGTGGCCCGCTACTTCGCCGCGCGCGGTTATGCGGTGGTGATGCAGGATTGCCGCGGCCGCTACGATTCGGAGGGGCGCTTCGAGAAATACCTGGCCGAAGGCCCCGACGGCTTCGACACGATGGCCTGGATCGCCGCCCAGCCCTGGTCCGATGGCCGGGTCGGCACCATGGGCCTGTCCTATGCCGCGCACACGCAGTTGGCGGCCGCCTGCCTGAACCCGCCCGCGCTGACCTGCATGGCGCTGGACTCGGGCGGCTTCGCGAACGGCTATCACTGCGGCATCCGCCAGGGCGGCGCGTTCGAGCTGAAGCAGGCGACCTGGGCCTTCAACCGTGCCCGCAACAGCGCGGCCGCCGATGCCGACCCCCTGGTGGCCAGCACGTTGGCCGGCCACGACCTGCGCGACTGGTTCGCGCGCATGCCATGGCGCCCCGGCCATTCGCCGCTCGCGCGCGTGCCCGAATACGAGACCTATCTGTTCGAGCAATGGACGCACGACGTCTACGACGATTACTGGCGGCAGCCGGGCATCTGCGCCGAGCACTTCTACGACACGATGCGGCGCGTGCCGGCGATCTGGATGTCGAGCTGGTACGACGCCTATGTGCGCAGCACGCTCGCGAACTTCCAGGCGCTGTCGGACGACCCGGCCGCGCCCGCCTACCTGATCATGGGGCCCTGGCTGCACGGCGACCGCAATGTCCGCTACAGCGGCGATGTCGATTTCGGCGCGCATGCGGCGATCGACGGCGAGCTGGCCGACGACTGGCTGGCGCTGCGCGCGCGCTGGTTCGATCGCTGGCTGAAACCCGCCACCGCCGCGGCACTCACGCCCGATATCGCCGCCGAGCCGGTGGCACGCATCTTCGTGATGGGCGGCGGCAGCGGCCGCCGCAACGCCGAGGGGCGCATGTCGCACGGCGGCCGCTGGATCGGCTCGCCGGCCTGGCCGCTGCCCGGCACGCAGGAGCGCCCCTTCTATCTGTGCGCGGACGGCCGCCTCAGCGACGACCCCGCCGCCGCCCAGGCGCAGCCGACCTCCGTCGCCTACGCCTTCGATCCGGCCCGGCCGGTGCCGACCATCGGCGGCGCGCTGACCTCCGGGGCCCCGGTGTTCGATGGCGGCGCCTTCGATCAGCGCGAGCTGCCCGGATTCTTCGGCGTGCGCGAGCTCGGCATGCCGCTGGCGGCGCGGCCCGACGTGCTGGTGTTCCAGACGCCGCCGCTCGATCACGACCTGGCCGTGATCGGGCCGATCCGGGTGCGGCTGTGGATCTCGAGCGATGCGCCCGACACCGACTTCACCGCCAAGCTGATCGATGTCTGCCCGCCCAACGAAGACTATCCCGACGGTTATGCGATGAACCTGACCGACGGCATCTTCCGCTGCCGCTTCCATGCCTCGTGGGAAGCGCCCGCCACGCTCGAGCCTGGCCGCGTCTACGAGATCGAGATCGAGCCCTTCGCCACCGCGAACCGCTTCGCCCGCGGCCACCGGATCCGCGTCGACATCTCCAGCAGCAACTTCCCGCACTTCGACGTGAACCCGAATAGCGGCGAGGCGCCCGCGCTGGCCCGCGCGCCGCGCGTGGCCGTCAACCGCGTCTGGTTCGGCGCCGGCACGCCCTCGCAGATCGTGCTGCCGATCGTCGATACCGACCGACTCGACGCCCTCGCCCTGCCGCCATACAAGGCAGATAGCAGCCGCGCCTGA
- a CDS encoding dicarboxylate/amino acid:cation symporter: MKFPLTARIVAGMLLGIAAGYACHAGLPADQAARFGGYFSLLADVFLRLIKMIIAPLVFCTLVTGITRIGDVRTAGRIGLRTLGWFMAAGFLSLVLGACLANWLKPGAVLGLPLPPANASSGLNAGALSLNQFVAHLVPSSIVQAMSGNEILQIVVFAAFFSAGLTALGDKGALVVRLLDEVAQVMLKVTGYVMALAPIAVFGAIANVVSSRGLSVLLTYGRFMGEFYGGLLLLWLLLVLAGGALLGRRVFALIRHMRVPMLLGFSTASSESAYPKTLEQLERFGVPKRIASFVLPIGYSFNLDGTMMYCTFATLFIAQAYGVHLSFAQQVSMLAILMLTSKGMAAVPRASLVVIAATLGQFDIPEAGLLLVMGVDHFLDMGRTATNVIGNAVASAAVAKWEGVLMEEGAREEAEADDVVQRAEAAATVPAAMQHGHRAA; the protein is encoded by the coding sequence ATGAAGTTTCCGCTCACCGCCCGCATCGTGGCCGGCATGCTGCTCGGCATCGCCGCCGGTTATGCCTGCCATGCCGGTTTGCCGGCCGACCAGGCCGCTCGCTTCGGCGGCTATTTCTCGCTGCTCGCCGATGTGTTCCTGCGGCTGATCAAGATGATCATCGCGCCGCTGGTGTTCTGCACGCTGGTGACCGGCATCACCCGCATCGGCGACGTGCGCACCGCCGGCCGCATCGGCCTGCGCACGCTCGGCTGGTTCATGGCGGCCGGTTTCCTGTCGCTGGTGCTGGGCGCGTGCCTGGCGAACTGGCTGAAGCCCGGCGCCGTGCTGGGGCTGCCGCTGCCGCCGGCCAACGCGAGCTCGGGGCTCAATGCCGGCGCGCTGTCGCTGAACCAGTTCGTGGCGCACCTGGTGCCGAGCAGCATCGTGCAGGCGATGTCCGGCAACGAGATCCTGCAGATCGTGGTGTTCGCCGCGTTCTTCAGCGCCGGGCTCACGGCGCTCGGCGACAAGGGCGCGCTGGTGGTGCGCCTGCTCGACGAGGTGGCGCAGGTGATGCTGAAGGTGACGGGCTACGTGATGGCGCTGGCGCCGATCGCCGTATTCGGCGCGATCGCGAACGTGGTGTCCTCGCGCGGCTTGTCGGTGCTGCTCACCTACGGACGCTTCATGGGCGAGTTCTACGGCGGCCTGCTGCTGCTCTGGCTGCTGCTGGTGCTGGCCGGCGGGGCCCTGCTGGGCCGTCGCGTGTTCGCGCTGATCCGGCACATGCGCGTGCCGATGCTGCTCGGCTTCAGCACCGCCAGCAGCGAATCGGCCTACCCGAAGACGCTGGAGCAACTGGAGCGCTTCGGCGTGCCCAAGCGCATCGCCAGCTTCGTGCTGCCGATCGGCTATTCCTTCAATCTCGACGGCACCATGATGTATTGCACCTTCGCCACGCTGTTCATCGCGCAGGCTTACGGCGTGCACCTGTCCTTCGCGCAGCAGGTGTCGATGCTGGCGATCCTGATGCTGACCAGCAAGGGCATGGCGGCGGTGCCGCGCGCCTCGCTGGTGGTGATCGCGGCCACCCTGGGCCAGTTCGATATTCCCGAGGCGGGCCTGCTGCTGGTGATGGGCGTGGATCACTTCCTCGACATGGGGCGCACCGCCACCAACGTGATCGGCAACGCGGTGGCCTCGGCGGCGGTGGCGAAGTGGGAGGGGGTGTTGATGGAGGAAGGGGCGCGGGAGGAGGCGGAGGCGGACGACGTGGTCCAGCGCGCCGAGGCGGCGGCGACCGTGCCGGCGGCGATGCAGCACGGTCATCGAGCGGCCTGA
- a CDS encoding porin: MKAAASRTIRIAAGSVGIGLAAGAAQAQSSVTLYGIVDGGFTYTSNQGGHANYQSTAGSEQGSRWGLLGSEDLGGGNKAIFRLENGFNLQTGTASANGRIFGRQAWVGIATARYGTLTLGRQYNASQDSLEPLQVATDTVQYATHPFDTDDINNSFRTDNAIKYVTPSLYGLQINTMYALSGNAGAFTTNRSYSVGATWSGGPWRLGAAYVVLDHPATDTTGAIPSDNYFSFLKGITYQRIWGAGGLYDLGNATFGLLYTNTRFELTPASQYQTYENAEASLRYRLTPALHAAIAETYTNVSTNGKVGSWHYWQTTAALQYFLSKRTDIYVDLLYQHATNALAQIEGASGASSGPSQLLVVTGIRHKF, encoded by the coding sequence ATGAAAGCAGCAGCATCGCGTACCATCCGCATCGCGGCCGGCAGCGTCGGCATCGGCCTCGCCGCCGGCGCCGCCCAGGCGCAATCGAGCGTCACCTTGTACGGCATCGTCGACGGCGGCTTCACCTACACCAGCAACCAGGGCGGCCACGCCAACTACCAGTCCACCGCGGGCAGCGAGCAAGGCTCGCGCTGGGGTTTGCTGGGCAGCGAGGACCTGGGCGGCGGCAACAAGGCCATCTTCCGCCTCGAGAACGGCTTCAACCTGCAGACCGGCACGGCCAGCGCGAACGGGCGGATCTTCGGTCGCCAGGCCTGGGTCGGCATCGCCACGGCCCGCTACGGCACCCTGACACTGGGCCGCCAATACAACGCCTCGCAGGATTCGCTGGAACCGCTGCAGGTCGCCACCGATACCGTGCAGTACGCGACCCACCCCTTCGATACCGACGACATCAACAACAGCTTCCGCACCGACAACGCGATCAAGTACGTCACGCCCAGCCTCTACGGCCTGCAGATCAACACCATGTACGCGCTGTCGGGCAATGCCGGGGCCTTCACGACCAATCGCTCCTACAGCGTGGGGGCGACCTGGTCGGGCGGCCCGTGGCGGCTCGGCGCCGCCTACGTGGTGCTCGACCACCCGGCCACCGACACCACCGGCGCGATCCCGTCGGACAACTACTTCAGCTTCCTCAAGGGCATCACCTACCAGCGCATCTGGGGAGCGGGCGGGCTCTACGATCTCGGCAACGCCACCTTCGGGCTGCTCTATACCAACACGCGCTTCGAGCTGACGCCGGCCAGCCAGTATCAGACCTACGAGAATGCCGAGGCCAGCCTGCGCTACCGCCTCACGCCGGCCCTGCACGCGGCGATCGCCGAGACCTACACGAACGTGTCCACCAACGGCAAGGTCGGGTCGTGGCACTACTGGCAGACCACGGCGGCGCTGCAGTATTTCCTCTCGAAGCGCACCGATATCTACGTCGACCTGCTCTACCAGCACGCCACCAACGCGCTCGCGCAGATCGAGGGCGCCAGCGGCGCGTCGAGCGGCCCCTCGCAGTTGCTGGTCGTGACCGGCATTCGCCACAAGTTCTGA
- a CDS encoding LysR family transcriptional regulator: MPSRHENLSGGISVFAAVVDTGTFAAASEVIGMTPPGVSRAIARLEKRLKIRLFNRTTRSVSLTDEGRRFYEQVMPHLAGLEEAAAAAAGDAAVVRGRLRVNLDPVCYGLVLGAPLERFMAAHPGLDVEVIARDTVGDLVLEGFDLAIQFGEPKASTLVARKLFDTGVVTVAAPAYLARHGRPLRPEDLAGEGHRVIEFRNPETGRPYRWEFRRKRRHLVVEARGRLTVNDPAAHVRACVAGLGVAQMLAFAVEPMIAAGQLVNLFPDWADERFPLYAYYPSRQHLPARTRAFLDFVIGLTGGTPA, translated from the coding sequence ATGCCATCGCGTCACGAGAACCTGTCCGGCGGAATCAGCGTGTTCGCGGCCGTGGTCGACACCGGCACCTTCGCGGCCGCCTCCGAGGTGATCGGCATGACGCCGCCCGGCGTCAGCCGCGCCATCGCCCGGCTCGAGAAGCGTTTGAAGATCCGCCTGTTTAATCGCACCACGCGCTCGGTCTCGCTGACCGACGAGGGGCGCCGTTTCTACGAGCAGGTCATGCCGCACCTGGCGGGCCTGGAGGAGGCGGCCGCGGCGGCCGCCGGCGACGCAGCGGTGGTGCGCGGCCGGCTGCGCGTCAACCTCGATCCGGTCTGCTACGGGCTGGTGCTGGGCGCGCCGCTCGAGCGCTTCATGGCCGCGCATCCCGGGCTGGACGTCGAGGTCATCGCGCGCGATACGGTCGGCGACCTGGTGCTGGAGGGTTTCGACCTGGCGATCCAGTTCGGCGAGCCCAAGGCCTCCACCCTGGTCGCGCGCAAGCTGTTCGACACCGGCGTGGTGACGGTGGCCGCGCCCGCCTACCTGGCGCGCCACGGCCGGCCGCTGCGGCCCGAGGACCTGGCCGGCGAGGGCCATCGCGTGATCGAGTTCCGCAATCCCGAGACGGGGCGCCCCTATCGCTGGGAGTTCCGGCGCAAGCGCCGGCACCTGGTGGTGGAGGCGCGCGGCCGGCTCACCGTGAACGATCCGGCCGCGCATGTGCGCGCTTGCGTGGCGGGCCTCGGCGTGGCGCAGATGCTGGCCTTCGCGGTCGAGCCGATGATCGCCGCCGGTCAGTTGGTCAACCTGTTCCCCGACTGGGCCGACGAACGTTTCCCGCTGTATGCCTATTACCCGTCGCGCCAGCACCTGCCGGCGCGCACGCGCGCCTTCCTCGATTTCGTGATCGGCCTGACGGGCGGCACACCGGCCTGA
- a CDS encoding PhzF family phenazine biosynthesis protein, producing the protein MSLVGVLFASAGVANDRGDPRPHFLSVFPAGAGGGNPAPVVLDADTLPAEAMKAVAARYGHESAFVCMPEDPRNLCRLRFFVPEHEMEMCGHATLGAMWLLRETGRWTGATARVETLSGVVELRYDEAARRIDVSQPRGSVQPVEDAGLLEAIREVLRLDADALGPHGIVNARTSRTKTLVPIRSVERLHAIAPRLDAVRALCDALGSTGLYPFAIEAARPLVLQARQFPRGSGYPEDAATGIAAAASLYGALHHGLLPAGETAITIRQGVAMGRPSSIGVALREPGNPEAGCWISGAVEPTTLEPRA; encoded by the coding sequence ATGAGTCTTGTTGGAGTCCTGTTCGCGTCGGCGGGCGTCGCGAACGATCGCGGCGATCCGCGGCCGCATTTCCTCAGCGTGTTCCCGGCCGGTGCCGGCGGCGGCAACCCGGCACCCGTGGTGCTCGATGCCGATACGCTGCCGGCCGAGGCCATGAAGGCGGTGGCGGCGCGTTATGGTCACGAAAGCGCCTTCGTCTGCATGCCTGAGGATCCTCGCAACCTGTGCCGGCTGCGCTTCTTCGTGCCCGAGCACGAGATGGAGATGTGCGGGCATGCCACGCTCGGCGCGATGTGGCTGCTGCGCGAGACCGGCCGCTGGACCGGCGCGACGGCCCGCGTCGAGACGCTGAGCGGCGTGGTCGAGCTGCGTTACGACGAAGCGGCGCGACGTATCGACGTGAGCCAGCCGCGCGGCAGCGTGCAGCCGGTCGAGGATGCGGGCCTGCTCGAGGCGATCCGCGAGGTGCTGCGCCTCGATGCCGACGCGCTCGGCCCGCATGGCATCGTCAACGCCCGCACCAGCCGCACCAAGACGCTGGTGCCGATCCGTTCGGTCGAGCGGCTCCATGCGATCGCGCCCAGGCTCGACGCGGTGCGCGCCTTGTGCGACGCGCTCGGATCGACGGGACTCTATCCCTTCGCGATCGAAGCGGCCCGGCCGCTGGTCCTGCAGGCGCGGCAGTTCCCGCGCGGCTCCGGTTATCCCGAGGACGCCGCCACCGGCATCGCGGCGGCGGCGAGCCTGTATGGCGCGCTGCACCACGGCCTGCTGCCGGCCGGCGAGACGGCGATCACGATCCGCCAGGGCGTGGCGATGGGGCGGCCGTCGAGCATCGGCGTGGCCCTGCGCGAGCCGGGCAATCCCGAGGCGGGCTGCTGGATCAGCGGCGCGGTGGAGCCGACCACGCTGGAGCCGCGCGCATGA
- a CDS encoding 3-deoxy-7-phosphoheptulonate synthase codes for MQNLDNPSHDREVGVADATQDTTRIDDVRIGAVRPLISPALLQDELPVPQATQTLVEDTRKAISDILHGRDDRLLLVVGPCSIHDHDQALDYARRLKAAADTLKDELLITMRVYFEKPRTTVGWKGYINDPRLDGSFRINEGLRAARHLLLDINALGLPAATEFLDLLSPQYIADLIAWGAIGARTTESQSHRQLASGLSCPIGFKNGTDGGVQVASDAIVAAASRHAFMGMTKMGMAAIFETRGNDDAHVILRGGKNGPNYDAEHVEACCAVLRKAGLREQVMVDCSHANSNKSHERQIEVAQDLAGQLARGEQRIVGVMVESHLEAGRQDLKPGVPLKRGVSITDACLSWAQTEPVLEVLADAVRRRRAHSRQA; via the coding sequence ATGCAGAACCTCGACAACCCCTCGCACGACCGCGAGGTCGGCGTCGCCGACGCGACCCAGGACACCACGCGCATCGACGACGTGCGCATCGGCGCGGTGCGCCCGCTGATCTCGCCGGCGCTGCTGCAGGACGAGCTGCCGGTGCCGCAGGCCACGCAAACCCTGGTCGAGGACACCCGCAAGGCGATCAGCGACATCCTGCACGGCCGCGACGACCGCCTGCTGCTGGTGGTGGGCCCCTGCTCGATCCACGATCACGACCAGGCGCTCGACTACGCGCGCCGCCTGAAGGCCGCCGCCGACACGCTGAAGGACGAGCTGCTGATCACCATGCGCGTCTACTTCGAGAAGCCGCGCACCACGGTGGGCTGGAAGGGCTACATCAACGATCCGCGCCTGGACGGCAGCTTCCGCATCAACGAAGGGCTGCGCGCGGCGCGCCACCTGCTGCTCGACATCAACGCGCTGGGCCTGCCGGCCGCCACCGAGTTCCTCGACCTGCTGAGCCCGCAGTACATCGCCGACCTGATCGCGTGGGGCGCGATCGGCGCGCGCACCACCGAGAGCCAGAGCCATCGCCAGCTCGCCTCGGGCCTGAGCTGCCCGATCGGCTTCAAGAACGGCACCGACGGCGGCGTGCAGGTGGCCTCGGACGCGATCGTGGCCGCGGCCTCCAGGCATGCCTTCATGGGGATGACGAAGATGGGCATGGCCGCGATCTTCGAGACGCGCGGCAACGACGACGCGCACGTGATCCTGCGCGGCGGCAAGAACGGCCCGAACTACGACGCCGAACACGTCGAGGCCTGCTGCGCGGTGCTGCGCAAGGCCGGCCTGCGCGAACAGGTGATGGTGGACTGCTCGCACGCGAACTCGAACAAGTCGCACGAGCGGCAGATCGAGGTCGCGCAGGACCTGGCGGGGCAGCTCGCGCGGGGCGAGCAGCGCATCGTCGGCGTGATGGTCGAGAGCCATCTGGAGGCCGGGCGCCAGGACCTGAAGCCGGGCGTGCCGCTCAAGCGCGGCGTGTCGATCACCGACGCCTGCCTGAGCTGGGCGCAAACCGAGCCGGTGCTGGAAGTGCTGGCCGATGCCGTGCGCCGGCGGCGCGCGCATTCGCGCCAGGCCTGA
- a CDS encoding ornithine cyclodeaminase family protein: MRTYTNAQVAGCLDIPSSVAAIRRAYLEMANGGASVQPRARIGLADLKFSAMSAMLGSARLAASKLYTTIDGRFRFYIALFSLDDGELVALLEGDSITGFRTSATTLLAAEHLARPGSASLGLFGSGIQARAHALAFAARPGLRELRIHSPDEASARALADEIAAGHGIGTRVVEAREAAAADIVVLATRASEPVLRGDWLRPGAFVASIGATRPDQREIDDASLQRASRLVVDWTRQTPLETGDLLLPPRELVERRPLVDLSTVIAAGERRAGDAEDIVIYKAVGIALQDAAVACLAYTRLVSGH, translated from the coding sequence ATGAGGACCTATACCAATGCCCAGGTGGCCGGCTGCCTCGATATCCCTTCCTCGGTCGCGGCGATCCGCCGGGCCTACCTCGAGATGGCGAACGGCGGCGCCAGCGTGCAGCCGCGCGCGCGGATCGGCCTGGCCGACCTGAAGTTCAGCGCGATGAGCGCGATGCTCGGCTCCGCGCGGCTGGCGGCCAGCAAGCTCTACACGACCATCGACGGCCGTTTCCGTTTCTACATCGCGCTGTTCTCGCTCGACGACGGCGAACTCGTGGCGCTGCTCGAAGGCGATTCGATCACCGGCTTCCGTACCTCGGCCACCACGCTGCTGGCCGCCGAGCACCTCGCGCGCCCGGGCAGCGCCAGCCTCGGGCTGTTCGGCAGCGGCATCCAGGCTCGCGCGCATGCGCTGGCCTTCGCGGCGCGGCCGGGCTTGCGCGAGCTGCGCATCCATAGCCCGGACGAGGCAAGTGCTCGCGCGCTGGCCGACGAGATCGCCGCCGGCCACGGGATCGGGACGCGCGTGGTCGAGGCGCGCGAAGCCGCCGCGGCGGACATCGTGGTGCTCGCCACGCGCGCATCCGAGCCGGTGCTTCGCGGCGACTGGCTGCGGCCCGGCGCCTTCGTCGCCAGCATCGGCGCGACGCGGCCGGACCAGCGCGAGATCGACGATGCCTCGCTGCAACGCGCCTCGCGGCTGGTGGTCGACTGGACCCGCCAGACGCCGCTCGAAACCGGCGACCTGCTGCTGCCGCCGCGCGAGCTGGTCGAGCGCCGGCCGCTGGTCGACCTGTCGACTGTGATCGCGGCCGGCGAGCGCCGCGCCGGGGACGCCGAGGACATCGTCATCTACAAGGCCGTCGGCATCGCGCTGCAGGATGCGGCGGTGGCCTGTCTCGCCTACACGCGGCTCGTTTCAGGACATTGA
- a CDS encoding lipase family protein: MSSKLSLAAAAAVSCLLGLAASPASAGPATVSDPFYTYTGNTPLASIPAGTVLKTREVTYHVAGIPTALKAEQLLYRTNNAQNQPVVNVTSVIRSQVSNGHAISYQSAYDSLNPYDEPSQVIAGDRDITKFVNLGTLIYSAESIPLSALLLLGYNVIVPDTQGQTADFAAGPEYGMTTLDSIRAALNTSSTGLTPASKVAMIGYSGGAIATNWAAQLAPSYAPDVNKQLVGAAEGGVLVDPAHNLKYVDGSIVWGGVAAAALAGLSRGFGFDLTPYLSDTGVAVFKDIQSQSLAYILPRYTGLRWKTLFKPQYANDINSIPVYVTYANKVNAGLAPSPTIPMYIGQGTIGIVDGTFSLQVGDGVMLAHDVRALAQKFCASGTPVVHVEYPLDHFGSVATWAAGMLPWLYDRFAGKPAPSTCALTALLPSSSLAPETQH; the protein is encoded by the coding sequence ATGTCATCCAAACTCTCCCTGGCCGCCGCCGCGGCCGTGTCCTGCCTGCTGGGCCTGGCCGCGTCGCCGGCCAGCGCCGGGCCGGCCACCGTTTCCGATCCGTTCTACACCTATACCGGCAACACGCCCCTGGCATCGATTCCGGCCGGCACGGTGCTCAAGACGCGCGAGGTCACCTATCACGTGGCCGGCATCCCGACCGCGCTGAAGGCCGAGCAATTGCTGTATCGAACCAACAACGCGCAGAACCAGCCGGTGGTCAACGTCACCTCGGTGATCCGCAGCCAGGTCAGCAACGGCCACGCCATCTCCTACCAGTCGGCCTACGACTCGCTGAACCCCTACGACGAACCCTCGCAGGTGATCGCCGGCGATCGCGACATCACCAAGTTCGTCAATCTCGGCACCCTGATCTACAGCGCCGAATCGATCCCGCTCTCGGCGCTGCTGCTGCTCGGCTACAACGTGATCGTGCCCGATACGCAAGGCCAGACCGCCGACTTCGCGGCCGGCCCCGAATACGGCATGACCACGCTCGACTCGATCCGCGCGGCGCTCAATACCTCGTCCACCGGCCTCACGCCCGCGAGCAAGGTGGCGATGATCGGCTATTCCGGCGGCGCGATCGCCACCAACTGGGCCGCGCAACTGGCGCCGAGCTACGCGCCCGACGTCAACAAGCAGCTGGTGGGCGCGGCCGAGGGCGGCGTGCTGGTCGACCCCGCCCACAACCTCAAGTACGTGGACGGCAGCATCGTCTGGGGCGGCGTGGCCGCGGCCGCGCTGGCGGGGCTCTCTAGAGGCTTCGGCTTCGACCTGACGCCCTACCTGAGCGATACCGGCGTGGCCGTGTTCAAGGACATCCAGAGCCAGTCGCTCGCCTACATCCTGCCGAGGTACACGGGCCTGCGCTGGAAGACCCTGTTCAAGCCGCAATACGCGAACGACATCAACAGCATCCCGGTGTACGTGACCTACGCCAACAAGGTGAACGCGGGGCTGGCCCCCTCGCCGACCATCCCGATGTACATCGGCCAGGGCACCATCGGCATCGTGGACGGCACCTTCAGCCTGCAGGTGGGCGACGGCGTGATGCTGGCCCACGACGTGCGCGCCCTGGCGCAGAAGTTCTGCGCGAGCGGCACGCCGGTGGTCCATGTCGAATATCCGCTCGACCATTTCGGCTCGGTCGCGACCTGGGCCGCCGGCATGCTGCCCTGGCTCTACGATCGCTTCGCCGGCAAGCCCGCGCCGAGCACCTGCGCGCTGACGGCCCTGCTGCCGAGCAGCTCGCTGGCGCCGGAAACGCAGCACTGA